A genome region from Schaalia sp. 19OD2882 includes the following:
- a CDS encoding isochorismatase family protein, whose amino-acid sequence MARALIVVDVQPTFCEGGALPVSGGNASARRIASYVAAHRGDYDLLVTTQDWHVDPGEHFSATPDYVDTWPPHGVADTTEAELHPALADLGADVTVKKGQYSAAYSGFEGTTQDGTTLAEALRSAGVTCVDVVGLAQSHCVCETALDAAAEGFRVRVLSDLTEPVSPETGAAASMRLAEAGIAEVLSTSREGLS is encoded by the coding sequence ATGGCACGCGCACTCATCGTCGTCGACGTCCAGCCGACCTTTTGCGAAGGTGGAGCACTGCCCGTGTCCGGAGGCAACGCCAGCGCCCGACGCATCGCCTCCTACGTGGCCGCACACCGGGGCGACTACGATCTGCTGGTCACCACCCAGGACTGGCACGTGGACCCGGGCGAGCACTTCTCCGCCACCCCGGACTACGTCGACACCTGGCCCCCGCATGGCGTGGCGGACACCACCGAGGCCGAGTTGCACCCGGCTCTTGCAGACCTCGGGGCGGATGTCACCGTGAAGAAGGGACAGTACAGCGCCGCCTACTCGGGATTCGAGGGAACGACCCAGGACGGGACCACACTGGCAGAGGCCCTGCGCAGCGCCGGTGTCACCTGCGTCGACGTCGTGGGCCTGGCCCAGTCGCACTGCGTGTGCGAAACCGCCCTGGATGCTGCGGCGGAAGGCTTCCGCGTGCGCGTCCTGTCGGACCTCACCGAGCCGGTCTCCCCCGAGACCGGGGCAGCGGCCTCGATGCGCCTGGCGGAGGCCGGGATTGCCGAAGTCCTGTCGACCTCACGCGAAGGCCTGTCATGA
- a CDS encoding response regulator transcription factor — translation MHDDAIPSAQADIRDERCQVVVVDDDPMVLQALRAYLKEDDRIEVLRTFNSAKQALAFLRHHQVHVLITDVRMPGTDGLELLTTVKQEMPETAVIMLTSFDDDEAMRTSLDQRANGFLLKDSSPEEVIRAVHAARDGGTTISPATASRLVAHHLRPMAAPRPGITQAETEVLALLCEGCSNAEIAEKLCLSEATVKTHISHVMKKYGVNSRLKLVVAVHQEEMRPAARVADDT, via the coding sequence ATGCATGATGACGCCATCCCCTCTGCGCAAGCCGACATCCGCGATGAGAGGTGCCAAGTGGTGGTCGTCGACGACGATCCGATGGTCCTGCAAGCCCTACGGGCCTACCTGAAAGAGGATGACAGGATCGAGGTGCTCCGCACCTTCAACTCGGCCAAGCAGGCGCTGGCCTTCCTCCGGCACCACCAGGTGCATGTGCTCATCACCGATGTGCGCATGCCGGGTACGGATGGACTGGAGCTCCTCACCACCGTGAAACAGGAGATGCCGGAAACCGCCGTCATCATGCTCACCTCATTCGATGACGATGAGGCCATGAGAACGTCGCTGGACCAACGAGCCAACGGCTTCCTTCTCAAGGACTCCTCCCCCGAGGAGGTGATTCGCGCCGTCCACGCCGCCCGCGACGGCGGCACGACCATCTCCCCGGCCACCGCCTCCCGCCTCGTTGCCCACCACCTGCGCCCCATGGCAGCGCCCCGCCCCGGCATCACCCAAGCCGAGACCGAGGTTCTCGCCCTCCTCTGCGAGGGGTGCTCCAACGCGGAGATCGCGGAGAAACTCTGCCTCTCCGAGGCCACCGTCAAGACCCACATCTCGCATGTCATGAAGAAGTACGGCGTGAACTCCCGGCTGAAGCTCGTCGTGGCCGTGCACCAAGAGGAGATGCGACCTGCCGCCCGAGTCGCTGATGACACCTGA
- the rsmI gene encoding 16S rRNA (cytidine(1402)-2'-O)-methyltransferase translates to MENDDRHVQPPGSILLAATPIGDIRDASPRFVRALGEAQVVAAEDTRRLLALAKRLDVRINGRLLSLHDHNEGERAAQVVSMAEGGARVLIVSDAGMPTVSDPGYRVVCRAVEVAVPVSALPGPSAPVTALAVSGLPSDRFSFEGFLPRKDGEARRHLTSVASMPHTLIFFEAAKRLNETLVRMADVLGGHRRAVVCRELTKTHEEVLRGELTQLMAQTRGEVLGEITIVVEGARGVCDAQDHVGAVLALVAEGMRLKEAAAEVAEATGARKNDLYKAALARRDKEM, encoded by the coding sequence GTGGAAAATGACGACCGCCACGTCCAGCCTCCGGGTTCGATTCTGCTGGCCGCAACCCCCATCGGGGACATCCGAGATGCCTCTCCGCGCTTCGTGCGCGCCCTTGGAGAGGCCCAGGTCGTGGCCGCCGAGGACACCAGGCGTCTGTTGGCCCTGGCCAAACGCCTCGACGTGCGCATCAATGGCAGACTGCTGAGTCTTCACGACCACAACGAGGGCGAGCGTGCCGCCCAAGTGGTCTCCATGGCCGAGGGCGGAGCGCGGGTCCTCATCGTCTCGGACGCCGGAATGCCCACCGTCTCCGACCCCGGCTACAGGGTCGTGTGCCGAGCCGTCGAGGTCGCAGTGCCGGTCTCGGCGCTTCCGGGACCTTCCGCGCCGGTCACCGCGTTGGCGGTGTCAGGGCTTCCCAGCGACCGGTTCAGCTTCGAGGGATTCCTGCCGCGCAAGGACGGGGAGGCCCGCCGTCACCTGACCTCCGTTGCGTCGATGCCCCACACCTTGATCTTCTTCGAGGCGGCCAAGCGACTGAACGAGACGCTGGTCCGCATGGCTGACGTGCTCGGAGGCCACCGCAGGGCCGTCGTCTGCCGAGAGCTGACCAAGACCCACGAGGAAGTGCTGCGGGGTGAACTCACCCAGCTCATGGCCCAAACCCGCGGCGAAGTGCTGGGGGAGATCACCATCGTTGTCGAAGGAGCGCGAGGAGTGTGCGATGCCCAGGACCATGTGGGTGCCGTCCTGGCGCTGGTCGCGGAAGGCATGCGCCTGAAAGAGGCGGCCGCCGAGGTGGCCGAAGCCACCGGGGCGCGCAAGAACGACCTGTACAAGGCGGCGCTGGCCCGGCGGGACAAGGAAATGTGA
- a CDS encoding Rv0909 family putative TA system antitoxin has translation MNLDDITKQAQGAVEGVLRDEASTDKALDMAADAAKQVTGGRFDEQIDAARTAIDEKIGE, from the coding sequence ATGAACCTCGATGACATCACCAAGCAGGCACAGGGCGCCGTCGAAGGCGTTCTGCGCGACGAGGCTTCCACTGACAAGGCCCTCGACATGGCGGCCGACGCCGCCAAGCAGGTGACCGGTGGCCGCTTCGACGAGCAGATCGACGCCGCGCGCACCGCAATCGACGAGAAGATCGGCGAGTGA
- a CDS encoding metal ABC transporter substrate-binding protein: MTGCHTGGAGAQSGGNSEAANTVKIVATTTQICDYVTQIAADNSSTPTLALVKNTAEGTTETFGADPSSAASTIDLTCLLAPNASAHEHELTPKQATAMAEADLLLVNGVDLEHFLDAAVESSGFKGIMGVTSGVLSSKDRDDLDAQLKAEQNLPYKVARGSKTIEVSPWPFPPEDGESQAEFRFDPHVWTDPKNAAVQVENIGEFLSMTSEKNKALFESQVSAYKKKLSDLDAWAAASIDSIPEQHKVLFTSHDAFGYFSASYGVKFIGAALSDFNHQQDATADHITKAAAEVKKSGATALFAENSNNSKSIEAVARAAGVKAVIGDDALYGDSLGPKGSEGETYTGSIIHNVTTLVTAWGGTLAPQPDSLK; this comes from the coding sequence CTGACCGGATGTCACACCGGCGGCGCCGGCGCGCAAAGCGGGGGGAATTCCGAGGCGGCCAACACCGTGAAAATCGTCGCCACCACCACGCAGATCTGCGACTACGTCACCCAGATCGCCGCCGACAATTCCTCCACACCGACTCTCGCCCTCGTCAAGAACACCGCCGAGGGCACCACCGAGACCTTCGGAGCGGACCCGTCTTCGGCAGCCTCGACGATCGACCTGACATGCCTGCTCGCCCCCAACGCCTCGGCGCACGAGCACGAACTGACCCCCAAGCAGGCCACGGCGATGGCCGAAGCAGACCTGCTCCTGGTCAACGGAGTCGACCTCGAACACTTCCTCGACGCCGCCGTGGAATCCTCCGGGTTCAAGGGGATCATGGGGGTGACCTCCGGCGTCCTGTCCTCCAAGGACCGTGACGACCTTGACGCACAACTCAAGGCGGAGCAGAACCTGCCCTACAAGGTCGCTCGCGGCTCCAAGACGATCGAAGTCAGCCCGTGGCCCTTCCCGCCCGAGGACGGTGAATCCCAGGCCGAGTTCCGCTTCGACCCGCACGTGTGGACCGACCCGAAGAATGCGGCGGTCCAGGTGGAAAACATCGGAGAGTTCCTCTCCATGACCTCCGAGAAGAACAAGGCGCTCTTCGAATCACAGGTGAGCGCCTACAAGAAGAAGCTCAGTGACCTCGACGCATGGGCCGCCGCGTCGATCGACTCGATCCCGGAACAGCACAAGGTGCTGTTCACCTCCCATGACGCCTTCGGCTACTTCTCCGCCTCCTACGGAGTGAAATTCATCGGCGCCGCCCTGTCGGACTTCAACCACCAGCAGGACGCCACTGCCGATCACATCACCAAAGCCGCAGCCGAAGTGAAGAAGTCGGGAGCCACCGCCCTCTTCGCCGAGAACTCGAACAACTCCAAGTCGATCGAGGCGGTCGCCCGCGCGGCAGGGGTCAAGGCCGTCATCGGCGACGACGCCCTGTACGGCGACTCCTTGGGCCCCAAGGGCTCCGAAGGAGAGACCTACACCGGCTCGATCATCCACAACGTGACCACCCTGGTCACCGCATGGGGCGGCACCCTGGCGCCCCAGCCCGATTCCTTGAAGTGA
- a CDS encoding histidine kinase, giving the protein MVLGWTALFGVEPIALAALSTPLFICTLLLARGYPRWVPYLAAGAHGLAFVVYMHMAFSPPGAHVGLILTGIVATPCLVGAEIVRRHRHMVTTSERNRRERLEQQRRLVVSELHDTVVRDLSHAVMLAEQSRLAHPDDDLLQRELATVILPVRTALRQLRQGLKAMSTAKGDDALLLLASSPPPRLSETIAGSRASLADRGATLVEEGIELLDNPMITPGVHQQLVRVIGELITNASKYASPSSTVSLVVECDGRTVECMCVNAISSDVPTSSELSSKVGLDGAQRRIETLGGTFTVNRSAERWSVVFSVPIQV; this is encoded by the coding sequence ATGGTCCTCGGCTGGACGGCCTTGTTCGGAGTGGAGCCAATTGCCTTGGCGGCCCTCTCCACTCCCTTGTTCATCTGCACGCTCCTCCTCGCCAGGGGATACCCGCGCTGGGTGCCCTATCTGGCGGCTGGGGCCCATGGCCTCGCCTTCGTCGTCTACATGCACATGGCGTTTTCGCCCCCTGGCGCCCACGTTGGCCTCATCTTGACGGGGATCGTCGCCACCCCTTGCCTCGTCGGCGCTGAGATCGTTCGGCGTCATCGCCACATGGTCACCACGAGCGAGCGGAATCGCCGGGAGAGATTGGAGCAGCAGCGGCGCCTGGTGGTCTCCGAGCTCCATGACACCGTGGTCCGCGACCTGAGCCATGCGGTCATGCTCGCCGAGCAGAGCCGGCTGGCGCATCCCGATGACGATCTCCTCCAACGAGAGCTGGCCACCGTCATCCTCCCGGTCCGCACCGCCCTACGGCAGTTGCGGCAAGGTCTCAAGGCAATGAGCACCGCAAAGGGGGATGACGCACTCCTGCTCCTGGCATCCTCCCCGCCGCCGCGCCTTTCCGAGACCATCGCGGGGTCCCGGGCCTCACTCGCCGATCGCGGCGCAACGCTGGTCGAGGAAGGCATTGAGCTCTTGGACAACCCGATGATCACCCCGGGTGTGCATCAGCAGTTGGTGAGGGTCATTGGCGAGCTCATCACCAATGCCTCGAAGTACGCCTCCCCGTCTTCCACGGTCTCGCTGGTCGTTGAGTGCGATGGGCGTACCGTCGAATGCATGTGCGTCAACGCGATCAGTTCCGATGTGCCCACCAGCTCGGAGCTGTCCTCGAAGGTTGGTCTGGACGGGGCACAGCGTCGGATCGAGACCTTGGGAGGAACCTTCACTGTGAACAGATCGGCCGAGCGGTGGTCGGTCGTCTTCAGCGTTCCGATCCAGGTCTAG
- a CDS encoding metal ABC transporter permease gives MTSLLLEALEALRNALAGVPGFVTVASTPYFFRPFLLLVTLGMTAGLVGTIVNLRRVEFNAEAMVHSVFPGIVGGALWGGLEGILPGAALVSILVVAALTWTMRSGGASESATAVVLTSFFAVGIVLSLRVGDSSGQLEALMFGRMLEVTDARLLQALAACSVGMVLAALTWRAQVFVAFDPDGARACGIRVTLVDLALNTAIAAVVVSAASAVGVLLVIGYMVVPGAAARLLSSSPRTMALLAILAGVAGGWLGLWLATLPSARLVSPQASVALMVLASFPVALAAQQILQFIRRRGRSHARPTTPRAEEALSA, from the coding sequence ATGACCTCTCTGCTCCTGGAGGCCCTGGAAGCGCTGAGGAATGCACTTGCCGGCGTTCCCGGCTTCGTCACTGTGGCATCGACCCCATACTTCTTCCGCCCCTTCCTCTTGCTCGTCACGCTGGGGATGACCGCGGGCCTGGTCGGGACCATCGTCAATCTGCGGCGTGTGGAGTTCAATGCGGAGGCAATGGTCCACTCCGTCTTCCCCGGCATTGTCGGCGGCGCACTGTGGGGAGGACTCGAAGGCATCCTGCCCGGCGCTGCGCTGGTCAGCATCCTCGTCGTTGCGGCACTCACATGGACAATGCGCTCAGGAGGAGCAAGTGAGAGCGCCACCGCAGTGGTCCTCACCTCGTTCTTCGCCGTCGGCATCGTCCTGTCACTGCGGGTCGGGGACAGCTCGGGACAGCTGGAGGCGCTCATGTTCGGCCGCATGCTGGAGGTCACCGATGCGCGGCTCCTCCAGGCCCTTGCGGCCTGCTCGGTCGGCATGGTTCTCGCGGCGCTGACATGGCGAGCCCAGGTCTTCGTCGCCTTCGACCCCGACGGGGCTCGCGCCTGCGGGATCCGCGTGACGCTGGTCGACTTGGCCTTGAACACGGCGATCGCCGCGGTGGTGGTCTCGGCCGCATCGGCGGTCGGAGTGCTGCTGGTCATCGGCTACATGGTGGTGCCGGGGGCCGCAGCGCGGCTGTTGTCGTCCTCGCCGCGGACCATGGCGTTGCTCGCAATCCTGGCAGGAGTGGCCGGCGGCTGGCTCGGCCTGTGGCTGGCAACCCTGCCCTCCGCCCGGCTGGTGTCGCCCCAGGCGAGTGTGGCCCTCATGGTCCTGGCCTCCTTTCCCGTGGCCCTGGCCGCTCAGCAGATCCTCCAATTCATTCGACGTCGAGGGCGCTCCCACGCGCGGCCCACCACCCCGCGTGCCGAGGAGGCGCTCAGCGCATGA
- a CDS encoding metal ABC transporter permease, translating into MTPVLLDILRLPILEVVAVGALCGLVGALAVMRGRVFFAESVTHGTFPGAVLGVVVGAALGADQQSLSVWLFAGAFAMCVPLAWLMRGLSRIRGISPQAAAGIVLTFGFALGYFLAKWFAPLPLQITSFLTGSLLHVNVADVAAAATVLALATALVVFRGRHLVALSFDEDGFRAHGGRVELAEGAILALVVLTTVVVIPAVGTVLSLALLAAPAASLKPWAPSALSLVVWSPLLGAGLGLLGLGVAVIADLSAGGTIAVLAGITYLGATGAHRFRLRIAR; encoded by the coding sequence ATGACACCGGTACTGCTGGACATTCTTCGTCTTCCGATCCTCGAGGTCGTGGCGGTCGGCGCCCTGTGTGGGCTGGTCGGTGCCTTGGCCGTCATGCGTGGGCGAGTCTTCTTCGCCGAATCCGTGACTCACGGGACTTTCCCGGGGGCCGTCCTGGGCGTGGTCGTTGGAGCCGCACTTGGGGCCGACCAGCAGTCGCTGTCGGTGTGGCTCTTCGCCGGAGCATTCGCCATGTGCGTGCCCCTTGCGTGGCTCATGCGAGGACTTTCGCGCATCCGGGGCATTTCTCCGCAGGCAGCCGCCGGCATCGTCCTGACTTTCGGATTCGCGTTGGGCTACTTCCTGGCCAAGTGGTTCGCTCCTTTGCCCTTGCAGATCACCTCCTTCCTCACGGGGTCATTGCTGCACGTGAATGTGGCTGATGTCGCGGCCGCCGCCACGGTGCTCGCCCTCGCCACTGCGCTGGTGGTCTTTCGCGGACGTCACTTGGTCGCGCTGAGTTTCGACGAGGACGGATTTCGCGCTCACGGCGGCAGGGTGGAACTGGCCGAGGGCGCCATCCTCGCCCTGGTCGTGTTGACCACGGTGGTCGTCATCCCCGCAGTGGGCACGGTACTGTCCCTGGCTCTGCTGGCCGCTCCTGCGGCCAGTCTCAAGCCGTGGGCGCCTTCGGCACTCAGCCTCGTGGTGTGGTCGCCGCTCCTGGGCGCCGGCCTCGGCTTGCTCGGCCTGGGAGTTGCCGTCATCGCTGACCTGTCCGCCGGCGGCACCATTGCCGTCCTGGCCGGAATCACCTACCTGGGCGCCACAGGAGCCCACCGATTCCGCCTGCGCATCGCCCGCTGA
- a CDS encoding metal ABC transporter ATP-binding protein, whose protein sequence is MPRPVLSFTDAALGYAGTPVVRQLHFDIHEGEAVALVGPNGSGKTTLLRAVLGAVRVLEGTVDLGDTRIGYVPQSVDVDLTFPVTVREVVTMGLVARLGWWGRLGRHGRAKVGQALERVGLADRADRRFGELSGGQRQRVLLARAQVGDPGLVLLDEPFNGLDEPNRAALLDQIQQMKAEGVAFLASTHDFDLARHACDHALLLAGRQVAFGGVEQVLAPEVLALAYGGHAGDEVVREHSLTVARLASVDLTDSAPASPTLAALGPTGPAPTEAGPAARQPAGRAS, encoded by the coding sequence ATGCCCCGCCCAGTCCTGTCCTTCACCGATGCGGCCCTCGGATACGCCGGGACGCCCGTGGTCCGGCAGTTGCACTTCGACATCCACGAGGGCGAGGCCGTCGCCCTCGTCGGACCGAACGGCTCTGGAAAGACGACCCTGCTGCGGGCCGTCCTCGGGGCCGTCAGGGTGTTGGAGGGCACCGTGGACCTGGGCGACACGCGGATCGGGTACGTCCCCCAGTCCGTCGACGTCGACCTCACCTTCCCGGTGACGGTGCGCGAAGTCGTGACCATGGGACTTGTCGCCAGACTCGGGTGGTGGGGACGCCTTGGGCGTCACGGACGGGCCAAGGTCGGCCAGGCCCTCGAAAGGGTGGGCCTGGCCGACCGCGCCGATCGACGATTCGGCGAGCTCTCGGGCGGGCAGCGCCAACGGGTCCTCTTGGCAAGGGCCCAGGTCGGCGACCCGGGGCTGGTCCTTCTGGACGAACCCTTCAATGGGTTGGACGAGCCGAACCGGGCCGCCCTGCTCGACCAGATCCAACAGATGAAGGCGGAAGGGGTCGCCTTCTTGGCGTCCACTCACGACTTCGACCTTGCCAGGCACGCATGCGACCACGCGCTGCTCCTGGCAGGGCGGCAGGTCGCTTTCGGCGGTGTCGAGCAGGTTCTGGCTCCGGAGGTGCTCGCCCTGGCCTACGGGGGGCACGCCGGCGACGAGGTGGTTCGCGAGCACTCGCTCACGGTGGCCCGCCTCGCCAGCGTCGACCTCACCGATTCTGCTCCCGCCTCCCCCACGCTTGCCGCCCTGGGCCCCACGGGTCCTGCCCCCACGGAAGCCGGCCCGGCCGCTCGCCAGCCGGCAGGACGCGCCTCATGA